The Liquorilactobacillus nagelii DSM 13675 DNA window CATTCGCCGTAACATCAAGCCATTTCCGGCACCGATATATTGGCGGTAGTATGCCAAACTAAAATCCATTCCCAATTGCTTAGCTGCCCTTGAATTTGATTGAAAGTAGACTTTTTCTGAGTCAAATACCAAACCATCCATATCAAAAATCATCAATTTCAAATCCATAGTTTAAATCTCCTCTTTTAATCAACAAAATAATGTCGGACATCTGAAATAAAATACAACGAACCACAAAACAATAATAAATCATCCACAGACATTTGCTGAACATTTTTTACTAGTGCCTGTCGCCAATCAGCGCAATATGAAACGCGTGAACTTTCGGCCAATTGCTGTTCATCAGCCAGCATTCGGGGTGCTGCAAACTCAGTCAAAGTTAGTTCTAGTTGCGGAACTTTTAACAATTCGTTAATCATTGCTGCCGGTTGCTTATCAGCTAAAATGGCTGCGATAGCGAAAACTTTAGTTCCTTTAAAATATGTCTGCAAAGTTTGCCGCAATTCTTGAAAAGCAGCCAAATTATGTGCTCCATCTAAAATAACCAGTGGCTGCGAGTTCACCGGTTCAAAGCGGCCAGGCCAGCTGGTATTGCCTAGCGCTGCAGAAATGGCCGGCAATTGCCACTTCAACTCTAACTGCTTAGCTGCCAATAGAAAAGCTGTTAATGCAACTGCCGCATTTGCTGGTTGAAAACTACCTAAAAGAGCTAACGGCAAGTTTTTTAAATATTCATTTTGACCGCGGTAGTTAATAATTTCACCCCAATCAGCCGCTGCTTTGGCCGCCACTTCAAACTCAGCTCCTAATTGATAAACAGGTGCTTTTTCCTGCTGGGCTTTTTGTAAAATCACTTGCAAAGCAGCTGGTGGAATTTTACCTAACACAACCGGACAATCAGATTTAATTATTCCGGCTTTATGTTCAGCAATTTGCGCTAAAGTCGTTCCTAGTAGTTTTGCGTGATCATGTGCAACCGTTGTAATCACAGAAACCATTGGAGAAATAATATTTGTTGAATCGTACTTGCCACCAATTCCGACCTCAATAATTGCCACATCTGGTTGTTTTTGAGCAAAATACAAAAACATTATCGCCGTAATGATTTCAAATTCTGTGGGACCGCCACCCTGATTTTTCAGCCGCTGATCAAGTTTAGCAACAACTGGTTGAACTTGATTAACTAATGCGATTAACTCTTGGTCACTAATCATTTGCCCATCAAAAGTGATCCGATCATTAAAACGAACAATAAAAGGTGATGTATAAGTTCCAACATGCAGACCTTGTTTTAAAAATAATTCACGCAAAAAGGCAACTGTTGAGCCTTTACCATTAGTTCCGGTCACGTGAATTGATTTGAATTTTCTTTCTGGATTGCCTAATTCAGCAGCAAACAGACGCATTCGATCCAACTGCGGACTTTTCTTAAATTTTGTGCGACCATGAATAAATGCCAAAGCTGCCTGATAATCTTTAACTGCCAACTTTCCTGCCTCCCGCTTCTTCTCTTTCACATTTTAACTTAACGCGAAAAAAAACACTAGTTGAAATTTATAGTTCATTTCAACTAGTGTTAAAAAAGTTTTAGGACTTATCTATCCAGCTTGCAAATCCTTAATTCGTTGTTCAGCCGCTGCTTGTTTCGCTTGATAATCAGCTAACTTGGCTTTT harbors:
- a CDS encoding bifunctional folylpolyglutamate synthase/dihydrofolate synthase yields the protein MAVKDYQAALAFIHGRTKFKKSPQLDRMRLFAAELGNPERKFKSIHVTGTNGKGSTVAFLRELFLKQGLHVGTYTSPFIVRFNDRITFDGQMISDQELIALVNQVQPVVAKLDQRLKNQGGGPTEFEIITAIMFLYFAQKQPDVAIIEVGIGGKYDSTNIISPMVSVITTVAHDHAKLLGTTLAQIAEHKAGIIKSDCPVVLGKIPPAALQVILQKAQQEKAPVYQLGAEFEVAAKAAADWGEIINYRGQNEYLKNLPLALLGSFQPANAAVALTAFLLAAKQLELKWQLPAISAALGNTSWPGRFEPVNSQPLVILDGAHNLAAFQELRQTLQTYFKGTKVFAIAAILADKQPAAMINELLKVPQLELTLTEFAAPRMLADEQQLAESSRVSYCADWRQALVKNVQQMSVDDLLLFCGSLYFISDVRHYFVD